The Cryptococcus decagattii chromosome 1, complete sequence genome includes a region encoding these proteins:
- a CDS encoding dimethyladenosine transferase, translated as MPKATSQTFRAQPTSAAQRPKKGGESSAAAATGGARNHLFDTAKFGQHILTNPLVAQGIVDKANLKPTDVVLEVGPGTGNLTVRILPACRKVVAVEMDPRMAAEVQKRVLGKPEQKKLELIVGDFVKADLPYFDVLISNTPYQISSPLVFKLLSQRPIPRCAVLMFQREFALRLVATPNTKLWGRLAANVQLYARVEHVMKVGKGNFRPPPQVESSVVRIMPRDPPPPVKFEEFDGLNRIIFSRANKTLRAGFKAKGVVELLEKNYRTWCAEKGAIIEDNFDMREKVESILVETGFADNRAAKMDVDDLLKLLAAFNLEGIHFA; from the exons ATGCCTAAGGCTACTTCCCAGACTTTTAGAGCGCAACCTACGTCCGCCGCTCAACGACCTAAGAAAGGTGGCGAGTCCTCTGCTGCCGCAGCCACAGGTGGTGCACGAAACCATCTTTTCGACACTGCTAAGTTCGGTCAACATATTTTGACCAACCCTCTCGTTGCTCAAGG CATTGTTGATAAGGCAAACCTCAAGCCTACGGATGTTGTTCTCGAAGTTGGTCCCGGTACCGGTAATTTGACTGTTAGGATATTGCCGGCATGCAGGAAGGTTGTAGCTGTGGAAATGGACCCTCGAATGGCCGCTGAAGTGCAGAAGCGTGTCCTTGGAAA GCCAGAGCAGAAGAAGCTCGAGTTGATAGTCGGTGATTTTGTCAAGGCCGACCTGCCATACTTTGACGtcctcatctccaacaCTCCTTATCAA ATATcttcccctctcgtcttcaAGCTCCTCTCCCAACGTCCCATCCCCCGTTGTGCCGTTCTCATGTTCCAGCGTGAATTTGCCCTTCGCCTAGTCGCCACACCGAACACCAAACTCTGGGGCCGTCTCGCTGCCAATGTCCAACTCTACGCCCGAGTCGAACACGTCATGAAAGTCGGTAAAGGCAATTTCCGACCCCCACCTCAAGTCGAATCTTCGGTTGTGAGGATTATGCCAAGAGATCCTCCCCCACCTGTCAAATTTGAGGAGTTTGATGGGTTGAATAGAATCATTTTCAGCAGGGCGAACAAGACCTTGCGGGCTGGATTCAAGGCTAAGGGTGTGGTGGAATTATTGGAGAAGAATTATAGGACTTGGTGTGCGGAGAAGGGAGCG ATCATCGAAGATAATTTTGACATGCGTGAGAAGGTTGAATCCATCTtggtggagactggtttCGCAGACAACCGAGCGGCGAAGATGGACGTTGACGATCTCTTAAA ACTATTGGCTGCTTTCAACCTCGAGGGAAT ACATTTTGCCTAA